In Helicoverpa armigera isolate CAAS_96S chromosome 20, ASM3070526v1, whole genome shotgun sequence, one DNA window encodes the following:
- the LOC110377460 gene encoding uncharacterized protein LOC110377460, with the protein MNKDKIISNEMVATKNKNKVLCSTPEHRADSPSRDSDSICDSEAASPVPFLCTQDGAEGETDVVWNFYTPKSEHAAKSRIKNSTPVSRRSKRYVKPKIVERQPPKRRALKQTSQKKTELFQELIELNQNLLELMSKKSQNNCTEKVNSGSEDDFMTESPEFSPKARTRSNSRCLRRNVLSSNFVKPDPETALESDDSMNECLIKASQVVEENILNEAPAVKRPCYESSIKKPVINSDINFKMDQDSMDAILNSIKLDSPIVKNVTKCSSPQLNNDSFDSLVGNLNDSALDRLTQMPVKMDTSKRKSKLNTSREGSSWTIKELVVHDGSPSSKSIFSRHSSMPISPTVNDKNKPSTSGMVFGRYNSMPFGNEAEKASVQGDSPIRCTPEEIKKKHQLAREKLLAKRLLPFTSSQKIPQPLISSQMTQPIMPKITEEVKAPKKLPETLPTKKALFQPKIASSVINVQNKPAANYQQKPISSSVDLKSIIEKKRQEALMKLRRRQIQSK; encoded by the exons AtgaacaaagataaaataatctCAAACGAAATGGTGGCCacgaagaataaaaataaag TGTTGTGTTCTACACCCGAACATCGGGCAGACTCGCCTTCCAGAGACAGCGACTCCATCTGTGACTCTGAGGCAGCCAGCCCGGTGCCATTTCTCTGTACACAAGATGGAGCAGAAGGAGAAACTGATGTTGTTTGGAACTTCTACACACCAAAATCTGAGCATGCAGCAAAATCACGAATAAAAAATTCGACGCCAGTGAGTCGTCGATCTAAAAGATACGTAAAGCCAAAAATAGTTGAAAGACAACCTCCAAAACGAAGAGCACTTAAGCAAACTTCACAGAAAAAGACTGAATTGTTCCAAGAACTTATAGAACTGAATCAAAATCTGCTAGAGTTGATGTCCAAGAAATCACAAAACAATTGTACAGAGAAAGTAAATTCAGGCagtgaagatgatttcatgacTGAGTCACCAGAGTTCTCACCTAAAGCTAGAACAAGGAGTAATTCCAGATGCTTAAGGAGAAATGTACTAAGTTCTAACTTTGTCAAACCAGATCCAGAAACAGCATTGGAATCAGATGACTCTATGAATGAGTGCCTTATTAAAGCCAGCCAGGTGGTAGAAGAAAATATTCTCAATGAAGCTCCTGCTGTAAAAAGGCCATGTTATGAATCAAGTATCAAAAAACCAGTAATCAATTCAGACATAAACTTCAAAATGGACCAAGACTCGATGGATGCTATACTGAACAGCATTAAACTAGATTCTCcaattgttaaaaatgttacaaaatgttCTTCCCCACAATTGAATAATGATTCATTTGATAGCCTTGTTGGAAACTTGAATGATAGTGCACTGGACCGATTGACTCAGATGCCAGTTAAAATGGACacttcaaaaagaaaaagtaaattgaatacATCAAGAGAGGGAAGCAGTTGGACAATTAAAGAGTTGGTTGTTCATGATGGCAGTCCATCTTCTAAGTCTATATTTAGTCGCCACAGCTCTATGCCCATATCACCAACtgttaatgataaaaataagccTTCAACAAGTGGAATGGTTTTCGGAAGATATAATTCAATGCCTTTTGGTAATGAGGCTGAAAAAGCATCAG TTCAAGGGGATTCACCGATCAGATGTACGCCTGAGGAAATAAAAAAGAAGCATCAGTTGGCCAGAGAAAAATTGTTAGCAAAGAGGCTTCTACCATTTACATCATCACAAAAAATTCCTCAGCCCCTCATAAGTTCTCAAATGACCCAACCAATAATGCCAAAGATTACTGAAGAAGTTAAGGCTCCTAAAAAGTTACCAGAAACGCTTCCAACTAAGAAGGCCCTATTTCAACCAAAAATTGCCAGTAGTGTGATAAATGTTCAGAATAAACCTGCTGCTAATTATCAACAGAAACCTATAAGCAGCTCTGTAGATCTCAAAAgtattattgaaaagaaaagacaGGAAGCTTTGATGAAACTACGACGCCGACAAATACAAAGCAAATGA
- the LOC110377465 gene encoding ATP-dependent Clp protease proteolytic subunit, with product MALNYIRNFTRAACSIGSKPSNIKRLISTSKPMRIGMIPIVVEQTGRGERAYDIYSRLLRERIICLMGPINDEISSLIVAQLLFLQSESSKKPVHLYINSPGGNVTAGLGIYDTMQYITPPVATWCVGQACSMASLLLAAGASGMRHALPNSRIMIHQPSGGVRGQATDIQIQAEEILKLKAQINTLYVRHTGLPIEKVQSSMERDYFMSPTEAKSFGLIDNVLEHPPSHAMEQQCAANAGVAGGTTPPLNPAAA from the coding sequence ATGGCACTGAATTACATCCGAAATTTCACACGAGCTGCCTGCTCCATTGGCAGTAAACCCAGTAATATCAAGAGACTGATTAGCACCAGTAAACCCATGAGAATTGGTATGATACCAATAGTTGTCGAGCAAACAGGTAGAGGTGAGCGCGCATACGATATCTACTCTAGATTACTCCGCGAACGAATTATTTGTCTCATGGGACCTATAAACGACGAGATAAGTTCACTGATCGTTGCTCAGCTTCTGTTCTTGCAGTCAGAGTCTAGTAAAAAGCCCGTACATCTTTATATTAACTCGCCTGGAGGCAACGTAACTGCTGGACTGGGTATTTATGATACAATGCAGTACATTACGCCGCCAGTGGCTACGTGGTGTGTCGGACAGGCGTGCAGCATGGCATCACTGCTCCTGGCAGCTGGAGCATCAGGCATGAGACATGCACTTCCAAACTCGCGCATCATGATCCACCAGCCCTCTGGAGGCGTTAGAGGACAGGCGACAGACATACAGATCCAAGCTGAGGAGATTTTGAAGCTGAAAGCTCAGATAAATACATTGTATGTCAGACATACAGGTTTGCCTATAGAGAAAGTTCAGTCTTCGATGGAACGTGATTACTTTATGTCACCGACTGAGGCAAAGAGTTTTGGGTTGATTGATAATGTTCTGGAGCACCCGCCGTCTCATGCTATGGAGCAGCAGTGTGCAGCTAATGCTGGAGTAGCCGGAGGTACAACTCCACCTCTCAATCCTGCCGCGGCTTAA